TGCCATGTCTTCCGCAAACCGCCGCATTATTGCTGCGCATTTTCCTTTCTCGCTCTGGTTCCGCAAGGAAAGTCTTCGCCTCATCCCGCCCATAAGTGCGTTCTCGGTCTCTAGCGGGATTGCACGAGGTTTCGACTTATTCTGTAGCGTAATAATATTATTATTTTAGAAAATTTATTCTTAGTAATAAATAGAATTATTGCGTAATAAATGACGAAATTACTATATTTTAAAGTATTAAATTGTTGTAATTTTACTACTTAAGCTGAATGTGTACTTTAATTGTATTTGAGTTTGTTCGATTTGAATTGCGACTCCGCAGTAGTTTCTGTCATTTGCTCAATCAGCGCAGGGAAGCGGGCGGCAGGGAAAGACCAGCCCTCAAATTTGCGCATTTGTTGAAAAAATTTTTGACTGGAGATTACAAATGAACATCAAGAGTCTTTTGATCGGCTCCGCTGCCGCTCTCGCGGCCGTATCCGGCGCAAAAGCTGCGGACGCCATCGTCGCGGCCGAACCCGAGCCAATGGAATATGTCCGCGTCTGCGACGCCTTCGGTAAGGGCTTCTTCTATATGCCCGGCACCGAAACCTGCCTCAAGTTCCAGGGTTATGTCCGTTTCCAGACCGACTTCGGCCGTGACAAGGCAGGCAAGTCCGACTGGGATTCCTTTACCCGTGCGCAGTTTGAAGTTGATACCCGTACCGACACCGAGCTCGGTGTTCTGCGCGGCTTCATCGGCTTCCAGGGCAATGCTGACAGCGGTTCCGCTGCAGCGTCCACGACGTCCGGCTCGAGTGACAAGGGCTCGGCTGTTTTTGTTGATCAGGCCTTCATCGAACTTGCTGGTCTTAAGGTTGGTAAGTTCACCAGCTGGTGGGACGATGGCCTCGGTGGCGAAACCGACGAACTGGCTTCCAACTCCAAGTTCAACTCCATTCGTTACACCTATGACGCAGGTTCGTTCTGGGCAGGCGTTTCGGTTGACGAACTGGAGGGCGTTTCGGTCAGCTACAACAAGGTCAACTACGACAAGAACGGTAACACCTCCAACAACGTTGGTGTCGCCGCTGGTGTCGGCGCCAAGTTCGACAGCGTTTCCTTCGCTCTTATCGGTGGTTATGACACCGATCGCGAAAACGGCGCCGTCCGCCTGATCGCAGAAGCTGGCGTTGGACCGGGCACTCTCGGCCTGGCCGGTGTCTGGGCTTCCGGCGCAAACGCCTATTACAACGTTTCCGAATGGGCCGTTGCCGCTTCCTACGCCATCAAGGCAACCGACAAGCTGAAGATCACCCCCGGCGTCCAGTATTACAGTGGCTACGGCCTTGCTTCCTGGGATAATTTCTCGAACAACGATGCCTGGAAGGCTGGTCTGACGGTTGATTACAAAATCACTGACGGCTTCTCCACGAGGCTGACTGCGAACTACCTCGACGTCGAAAAGAAGCCTGAAGTTTGGACCGGTTTCGTTCGCCTCGAGCGTTCGTTCTAATCGTCTGCATAAAAAGCATAAGCCGGGTTAGGCAACTCAGATCCACCCCGTTTTCCAACGGGTGAGTCACTAGCTCCAGTCAAAGTTCCTGACATGATGTCAGGTTTGCTCCCCGGACCACTCCAGGCCGGGGAGTTTTTGTCGTGATGCTGGCTAGGGCTTGGGAAGGGTGCCTGCCGCCGTCTTTAGATTTAGTGATCTTGACCGGACTCGTGGTCGGTTACTCGGTAGCTCGCGTCCTTCGGCGGACGGGGAGGGTACACCTGTTCGTCGAATGTGCGCAGCAGGCGGCCCCAGCCAGGATCGTGCATATGTACTTTCAGGCCGGCCCGTTCGGCCAGCGCCATGGCCTCCTGTTGGCCAAAAGTGATGGCGGCATCAACATCTGATGTCAGCACCCGTCCATTATCCATCAGCAATTTACCGTCCACAAAGACGGTGTCGACATCGCTGCCAAGGGCTTGATGCACCAGGCGGTGGACCGGCATCCACATGGGCATCAGATGTGGTTTGCGCATATCGATGATGACGACGTCAGCCTTCTTGCCGATTTCGAGCGAACCAATCTCGTCTTCCATGCCAATGGCGTGGGCCGCATCGATGGTGATCATTTCAAATATCTTGCCTGGCGGCAGCAGGTAGCGGTCGTGATTGTGCAGGAGATGTTGCGTGAATTGTGCCAGGCGCGCCGTCTGCAACATGTCGAAATGGCGGCTCGGGGCGGCACCATCGGTGGTGATGGCGACACGAATGCTTTTCGACATCATTTCCATGATCGGGGTTGAGCGACCCGGCGGCGCGTGTGTCACGCGGGTGCCGGTCTCGGCCAGTATGTCGATCTCGTCATGGGAGATTCCCCAGCAATGCTGAAGGTGAATGTCAGGGCCGAGCAGGGCATTTTCCTTGTCCTGAAACGCCATGCGGATTTGCCCGGCAAAGGCGTCGGAATGAAGCCTGACACCTCTCTTGCGCGCCATCTCGCGTACCCGTCGGGCCTGCATCCTGTCGCCC
This is a stretch of genomic DNA from Agrobacterium fabrum str. C58. It encodes these proteins:
- a CDS encoding porin; protein product: MNIKSLLIGSAAALAAVSGAKAADAIVAAEPEPMEYVRVCDAFGKGFFYMPGTETCLKFQGYVRFQTDFGRDKAGKSDWDSFTRAQFEVDTRTDTELGVLRGFIGFQGNADSGSAAASTTSGSSDKGSAVFVDQAFIELAGLKVGKFTSWWDDGLGGETDELASNSKFNSIRYTYDAGSFWAGVSVDELEGVSVSYNKVNYDKNGNTSNNVGVAAGVGAKFDSVSFALIGGYDTDRENGAVRLIAEAGVGPGTLGLAGVWASGANAYYNVSEWAVAASYAIKATDKLKITPGVQYYSGYGLASWDNFSNNDAWKAGLTVDYKITDGFSTRLTANYLDVEKKPEVWTGFVRLERSF
- a CDS encoding amidohydrolase family protein, with amino-acid sequence MTGFLLLHGTIVTVDRERRIIEDGALAINDDRIVDIGTVDELEPRHGGKEVIDCRGKLIIPGLIDAHGHAGHALLRSIAADTNAMWMKIITPTYYHYVTRDYWYADGLISGIERLRAGVTTGASIITSMPRADDPVFAINHARAYSELGLREIICVGPSGLPWPHPVTRWESGQPERRDVSFDEMMDGSEAVIETLHGSADGRISVFLTPFTIVPSVEPSNASSPDQAVKLTEGDRMQARRVREMARKRGVRLHSDAFAGQIRMAFQDKENALLGPDIHLQHCWGISHDEIDILAETGTRVTHAPPGRSTPIMEMMSKSIRVAITTDGAAPSRHFDMLQTARLAQFTQHLLHNHDRYLLPPGKIFEMITIDAAHAIGMEDEIGSLEIGKKADVVIIDMRKPHLMPMWMPVHRLVHQALGSDVDTVFVDGKLLMDNGRVLTSDVDAAITFGQQEAMALAERAGLKVHMHDPGWGRLLRTFDEQVYPPRPPKDASYRVTDHESGQDH